The nucleotide window GACCCGACGCCAGGCCATAGCCCGAGGCCGCGTTGAACACGCGCTTGGTCCACGGCAGCCCGTCCTCCTTCGGGGGGTCCGACAGGGCCAGAACGCCGGCGAAACCGATGGCAATCGCCACCAGGACCGGAAGGGACACGGCCTCCCCCAACACGACCAGACCCACGAAAGCGGTCAGGATCACCTCGGATTTCTTCAGGGTGATGCCGACGTAGAAATTCCGCCGCGCGAACAGCGCCACGACACAGGCCGTTGCACACATCTGCGCCAGTGCCCCGGTGACGACGAAGGCCCAGTATCCCGGCCCGATCCCCGGCATCGCCTGTCCGCTTACGCCGCGATAAAGGATCAGCGCCAGCGCCACGAACGGCACCGCGAACGCGAACCGCGCCCAGGTCGCGCCGCCCGTCGACAGGGTCGTGACCTTCAGGTGCCGTTGCAGCAGGAACCGCAGGTTCTGCATGAACGCAGCAAAGACGGAGGCGACGATCCACAAAGGCATGACAGCCTCATGCGCGCGCGGGCGCGGATTGCCAAGTTATTTGTGCAGCATCATCGGATGGGGCACCGGGTCCTTCGCGCGCAGAAGATGGCGGCGGAAGATCTCCGCGTAGCTGCGATAGCAATAGCCATCATTGCGGCGCAGGTACTTTTCTCGGTTGTTGAAATAGATCTTCGGCAACCGGTACCACGGCAGCTTGGGATGCATGTGGTGAACCACGTGGAGGTTGTTGTTGAGAAACAGGAACGCGAGGGGGCCCCTATCCTCGATGATGACCGTCCGGCCCCGCGCGCGTTCATGGGCCTGATGCTCCAGGAACGTGCGGATCTTCAGGATCGACAGGCCCCCGTAACACGCCAAGAGGTAGGCCCAGACCGGCATGGGTGAGACGGCGACCAGCCAAAGGATCGCGCCGCTCAGCCCCAGGTGACAGGCCCAGGCCCACGACACGCCGCGATCCCCCGCCCGGATCAATCGCGCATCCGCCCCCATGAACATCACTTGCGCCACCACCGGCCCGATCAGCATCCGGCCCAGAAGCGTGTTGTTGACGGCCAGCACGGCGCGGACCGGACCCGACAAGGCGGCCCAGGCCACCGGGTCGAAATAATTGCTCTCGGGATCGTCGTAGGGGTCTGTCAGGGTCGCATCCATGTGATGCGCCAGGTGCGTGTCGCGAAACCGGATATAGGGGATGGCCAGGTTCAGGGACGCGAAGACCAACGGCTCCCCCAAACGCCGGTCGCCGAACGGATGGCCGTGCAGGACCTCGTGTTGCAGCGATGCGTGCAGCGCGATGGCAAGGGCCGCGACCACGATGGCGAGCGTCGGGCTGAACCCCGCCACCCAGAAAATCGCCGCC belongs to Hasllibacter sp. MH4015 and includes:
- a CDS encoding DMT family transporter, with amino-acid sequence MPLWIVASVFAAFMQNLRFLLQRHLKVTTLSTGGATWARFAFAVPFVALALILYRGVSGQAMPGIGPGYWAFVVTGALAQMCATACVVALFARRNFYVGITLKKSEVILTAFVGLVVLGEAVSLPVLVAIAIGFAGVLALSDPPKEDGLPWTKRVFNAASGYGLASGLLFGVSAVCYRGATLALEGGDAPLRACVALLTATLVQSLSLGLWLALREPGQIGKVFAAWRVALPMGLTSMLGSTGWFIAFALQTAAYVKAVGQVELVFTFLFSAFWLKEKTSRNEVIGIALVVVSLAMILWAGLGA
- a CDS encoding fatty acid desaturase yields the protein MRIEWPTLALIGLCYAVWLAAIFWVAGFSPTLAIVVAALAIALHASLQHEVLHGHPFGDRRLGEPLVFASLNLAIPYIRFRDTHLAHHMDATLTDPYDDPESNYFDPVAWAALSGPVRAVLAVNNTLLGRMLIGPVVAQVMFMGADARLIRAGDRGVSWAWACHLGLSGAILWLVAVSPMPVWAYLLACYGGLSILKIRTFLEHQAHERARGRTVIIEDRGPLAFLFLNNNLHVVHHMHPKLPWYRLPKIYFNNREKYLRRNDGYCYRSYAEIFRRHLLRAKDPVPHPMMLHK